A genomic stretch from Natronincola ferrireducens includes:
- a CDS encoding tRNA 2-thiocytidine biosynthesis TtcA family protein, with translation MTKISGEGCEQLIPFNDIKSLQEIEHSIITKYRKTIWGKFIKAIKEYELIKDGDRIAIAISGGKDSLLMAKLFQELKRHGKDNFQLEFIAMDPGYHESVKKLLIDNCRHLDIPIHIFESGIFKIVDDIAQEYPCFMCAKMRRGALYKKAQELGCNKLALGHHFNDVIETVMMNLLYTGNFSTMLPKLKASNYKGLQLIRPLYHIEEAAIIDFTENNGIWPLNCACMVAAKKTGTKRYEVKELIKQLKENFKDVDKSILRATQNVNMNTILGWKKDGQKYFYLDEYDEK, from the coding sequence ATGACCAAAATCTCAGGGGAGGGCTGTGAACAGTTAATACCCTTCAATGATATAAAATCCCTTCAGGAAATAGAACATAGTATTATTACAAAATATAGGAAAACTATATGGGGAAAGTTTATAAAAGCTATAAAAGAATATGAACTCATAAAAGATGGAGATAGAATAGCCATTGCCATATCTGGTGGGAAAGACAGCCTTTTAATGGCAAAGCTCTTCCAAGAATTAAAGCGTCATGGAAAAGATAATTTCCAGTTAGAGTTTATTGCTATGGATCCTGGCTATCATGAGAGCGTAAAAAAACTGTTGATAGATAACTGTCGGCACCTAGATATTCCTATTCACATTTTTGAATCGGGTATTTTTAAAATTGTAGATGACATTGCCCAGGAGTATCCCTGTTTTATGTGTGCTAAAATGCGTCGAGGTGCGTTATATAAAAAAGCTCAGGAACTGGGGTGCAATAAGCTGGCCCTAGGGCATCATTTTAACGATGTTATTGAAACCGTCATGATGAACCTGTTATATACAGGAAATTTTAGCACCATGCTACCAAAACTAAAAGCCTCTAATTATAAAGGACTACAGTTAATTAGGCCCCTTTATCATATTGAAGAAGCTGCTATTATTGATTTTACAGAGAATAATGGCATTTGGCCTTTAAATTGTGCTTGTATGGTGGCAGCAAAAAAAACTGGTACAAAAAGATACGAAGTTAAAGAACTAATCAAACAACTAAAGGAAAATTTTAAAGATGTAGACAAATCTATCTTAAGAGCTACACAAAATGTTAATATGAATACAATTTTAGGTTGGAAGAAAGATGGACAAAAGTATTTTTATTTAGATGAA